A window of the Actinobacillus genomosp. 1 genome harbors these coding sequences:
- a CDS encoding glycosyltransferase family 2 protein, protein MFIIPMAGLSSRFFKAGYTKPKYQLEIGNETVFSWSVRSFERYFTTDKFIFIYRDVYETQDFLKQEIEKLGISDYELICLPEETLGQADTVYQGINHLPIDEEIYIFNIDSKIIEFIKPEWVNECDGYLEVFKGEGDHWSFALAENNSKRVIRTTEKERISELCSDGLYYFKKKSIFESLFLNARKNNITSKNEYYIAPLYNDLIKQNGLVFYDLIEKEDILFCGTPDEYQILLNGGS, encoded by the coding sequence ATGTTTATTATTCCCATGGCGGGATTAAGTTCCCGCTTTTTTAAGGCTGGTTATACAAAACCAAAATATCAATTGGAAATTGGTAATGAAACCGTATTCTCATGGTCTGTGCGATCTTTTGAACGTTACTTTACAACAGATAAATTTATCTTTATCTATCGTGATGTATATGAAACGCAAGACTTCCTAAAGCAAGAAATCGAAAAATTAGGTATCTCAGATTATGAGTTAATCTGTTTACCAGAAGAAACTTTAGGGCAGGCAGATACTGTGTATCAAGGTATTAACCATTTACCTATTGATGAGGAAATTTATATATTTAATATTGATTCTAAAATTATTGAATTTATAAAACCAGAATGGGTAAATGAATGCGATGGCTATTTAGAAGTCTTTAAGGGAGAAGGTGATCATTGGTCATTTGCTCTTGCTGAAAATAATTCTAAACGTGTAATTCGCACGACAGAAAAAGAAAGAATATCTGAACTCTGTAGTGATGGATTATATTATTTTAAAAAGAAATCAATTTTTGAATCATTATTTTTAAATGCAAGAAAAAATAATATAACATCAAAGAATGAATATTATATAGCCCCTCTTTATAATGATCTCATAAAACAAAATGGATTGGTTTTTTATGATCTTATTGAAAAAGAAGATATTTTATTTTGCGGTACGCCTGATGAATATCAAATCCTATTAAATGGAGGAAGTTGA
- a CDS encoding YhcH/YjgK/YiaL family protein has protein sequence MFFGHISNYNPKQYPEAIQYALRYLKNTDFDAMETGVYELKGRDIYVQVLDLETKDISAFQPEVHRNYLDVQYLHKGKEKMAFAVDSGNNPIHTAYLPERDIQYYQAVENEQIFTCETGNFAVFFPEDCHRTAIFNGTETIRKVVVKIAMTEI, from the coding sequence ATGTTTTTCGGACACATTTCAAACTACAACCCAAAGCAATATCCGGAAGCGATCCAATACGCATTGCGTTATTTAAAAAACACCGACTTTGATGCGATGGAGACGGGTGTTTACGAACTGAAAGGTAGAGATATTTACGTCCAAGTATTGGATTTGGAAACCAAAGACATTTCAGCATTCCAACCCGAAGTTCACCGTAATTACTTAGATGTGCAATATCTGCATAAGGGTAAAGAGAAAATGGCTTTTGCGGTAGATAGCGGTAATAACCCGATTCACACCGCTTATCTGCCGGAACGAGATATTCAGTATTATCAAGCGGTCGAAAATGAGCAAATTTTTACCTGTGAAACCGGTAATTTTGCCGTGTTTTTCCCGGAAGATTGCCATAGAACAGCGATTTTTAATGGCACTGAAACGATTAGGAAAGTGGTCGTTAAGATTGCAATGACAGAAATCTAG
- a CDS encoding HAD-IIIC family phosphatase, which yields MKRLIMDLDNTITLTENGDYRNAKPILDVIEKLREYKKQGFEIIISSSRNMRTYEGNVGKINVNTLPIIIEWLNRHNVPYDEIYVGKPWCGHDGFYVDDRAIRPDEFATMSYEEIRKLTKMDGEYDSN from the coding sequence ATGAAACGTTTAATTATGGATTTAGATAATACAATTACTCTAACAGAGAATGGTGATTATCGTAATGCTAAACCAATTTTAGATGTAATTGAGAAATTACGAGAATATAAGAAACAAGGCTTTGAAATTATTATTAGTTCAAGTCGTAATATGCGTACTTATGAAGGAAATGTGGGAAAAATTAATGTTAACACATTACCAATTATTATAGAGTGGCTAAATCGCCATAATGTGCCATATGATGAAATCTATGTTGGTAAACCTTGGTGTGGACATGATGGCTTTTATGTTGATGATAGAGCTATTAGACCAGATGAATTTGCTACAATGAGTTACGAAGAAATTCGAAAACTAACAAAAATGGATGGTGAATATGATTCTAATTAA
- a CDS encoding TRAP transporter small permease, whose protein sequence is MKPIAQFVGKAIEAFAVIILSAMSILVFLNVVLRYGFNSSINVTEEVSRYMFVWLAFLGAVLAFSENQHVSVTVLTEKLSPIGRNVLKLFTDAAMLFCCYLIVDGSWIQFQLNLNNLAPISGLPQGITFLASVVAGVLIGILIIARMVTNLTALVKGEVQ, encoded by the coding sequence ATGAAACCCATCGCTCAATTTGTTGGAAAAGCAATTGAAGCCTTTGCCGTGATTATTTTATCGGCAATGTCAATTTTGGTTTTTCTCAATGTAGTGCTGCGTTACGGCTTTAACAGCAGTATCAATGTGACCGAAGAAGTTTCTCGCTATATGTTCGTTTGGCTCGCCTTTTTAGGTGCGGTATTGGCATTTAGCGAGAACCAACACGTTAGCGTCACCGTACTCACTGAGAAACTCTCGCCAATCGGTCGTAACGTTTTAAAACTATTTACCGATGCGGCGATGTTATTCTGCTGTTATCTCATCGTGGACGGCAGCTGGATTCAATTCCAACTCAACCTCAACAACCTCGCCCCGATTTCAGGTTTACCGCAAGGGATTACCTTCCTCGCCAGCGTGGTTGCCGGTGTGTTAATCGGTATTTTGATTATTGCAAGAATGGTGACAAATTTGACCGCTTTAGTTAAGGGAGAAGTGCAATGA
- a CDS encoding DUF5358 domain-containing protein → MFKKITLFSFIALITGCSSSSQLETFPGEFANADYVLSDKDAQRWVVASRQAEQCIYPNLTRIQQQAFSKEDSYIHSQYVFFYPLEEIIGEQYVKIIQDDEKSMGYAQYQFKKFRDGQEFEALADKQCQVLREKAKNDLAVVKGQYKSGMVEETKSEGKNPDGVATNQNKFFFDIIKWGSVLLL, encoded by the coding sequence ATGTTCAAAAAAATCACTTTATTCAGTTTTATTGCGTTAATCACCGGTTGTTCCTCTTCCTCACAACTGGAAACTTTCCCTGGGGAGTTTGCGAATGCGGATTATGTGTTATCGGACAAGGATGCGCAGCGTTGGGTGGTGGCGAGCCGTCAGGCGGAGCAGTGTATTTATCCGAACTTGACGCGGATTCAGCAGCAAGCGTTTAGCAAGGAAGATTCATATATTCATTCGCAATACGTATTTTTCTATCCGCTGGAAGAAATTATCGGCGAGCAATATGTGAAGATTATCCAAGATGATGAAAAATCCATGGGATATGCACAATATCAATTTAAGAAGTTTAGAGACGGTCAAGAGTTTGAGGCGTTAGCGGATAAACAGTGCCAAGTTTTACGAGAAAAAGCTAAGAACGATTTAGCGGTCGTAAAAGGGCAGTATAAGAGTGGAATGGTTGAAGAAACGAAGTCTGAGGGTAAAAATCCGGATGGTGTGGCGACCAATCAAAATAAATTCTTTTTTGATATTATCAAATGGGGATCGGTACTATTACTGTAA
- the yiaK gene encoding 3-dehydro-L-gulonate 2-dehydrogenase, producing the protein MRVSYQDLKAEFKRVLLARNVREEIAEECATVFADTTQAGAYSHGVNRFPRFIQQLENGDIVPEAVPTKVLSLGAIEQWDAHQAIGNLTAKKMMDRAMELASQNGIGVVALRNANHWMRGGSYGWQAAEKGYIGICWTNALAVMPPWGAKECRVGTNPLIVAVPTTPITMVDMSCSMYSYGMLEVHRLQGRQTFVDAGFDDDGNPTRDPATVEKNRRLMPMGFWKGSGLSIVLDMIATLLSNGESTCSVTEDKDDEYCVSQVFIAIEVDRLIDGKTKDEKLNRIMDYVKTAEPADPNVPVRLPGHEFTTILADNIANGIPVDETVWAKLKSL; encoded by the coding sequence ATGAGAGTTTCTTATCAAGATTTAAAAGCCGAATTTAAACGTGTTTTATTAGCACGTAACGTACGTGAAGAAATCGCAGAAGAATGTGCAACGGTATTCGCCGATACTACCCAAGCGGGTGCATATTCGCACGGGGTAAACCGTTTCCCACGTTTTATTCAACAATTGGAAAACGGCGATATCGTACCGGAAGCGGTGCCGACTAAGGTACTCTCATTAGGAGCAATTGAGCAATGGGACGCTCATCAAGCTATCGGTAACTTAACTGCGAAAAAAATGATGGACAGAGCGATGGAACTCGCTTCGCAAAACGGTATCGGTGTGGTAGCGTTGCGTAATGCGAACCACTGGATGCGCGGCGGTTCTTACGGCTGGCAAGCAGCGGAAAAAGGCTATATCGGTATCTGCTGGACCAATGCGTTAGCGGTAATGCCGCCTTGGGGGGCAAAAGAATGCCGTGTCGGTACTAACCCATTAATTGTTGCCGTACCGACCACGCCAATCACAATGGTGGATATGTCTTGCTCAATGTATTCCTACGGAATGTTAGAAGTTCACCGCTTACAAGGTCGCCAAACCTTTGTCGATGCCGGTTTCGATGATGACGGCAACCCAACTCGTGATCCGGCAACCGTTGAGAAAAACCGCCGCTTAATGCCGATGGGATTCTGGAAAGGTTCGGGCTTATCAATCGTGTTGGATATGATCGCTACTCTACTTTCTAACGGTGAATCCACCTGTTCAGTAACCGAAGATAAAGATGATGAATACTGCGTTTCACAAGTGTTTATTGCGATTGAAGTGGATCGTTTAATCGATGGCAAAACCAAAGACGAAAAACTTAACCGCATTATGGATTATGTAAAAACCGCTGAACCGGCGGATCCGAATGTGCCGGTACGCTTACCGGGACACGAGTTCACCACCATTCTTGCCGATAACATCGCAAACGGTATTCCGGTTGATGAAACCGTATGGGCGAAATTGAAATCGTTGTAA
- a CDS encoding CatB-related O-acetyltransferase: protein MRLNIEYERISNILRDHNIFFTASGIDRHKPTDKIVFDDSNIDIEPYSAFLGGANLWSMGSFSYSWSTLPINARVGRYCSIARGMTVLGARHPIEWVTTSSSTYDNNFVIFKKFAEDFNTKHITYPRNPSVRRHGLIIENDVWIGANVCFKNDIVVGTGAVIAANSVVVKDVPPYAIVGGNPAKIIKYRFTDYQIVRLLSTQWWEYAMTDVQSLDFRNIDKFCDDFLKNKSQMEMYTPPKLSLLDLGLNR from the coding sequence ATGAGACTAAATATTGAATATGAAAGAATATCTAATATATTAAGAGATCACAATATTTTCTTTACAGCTTCTGGTATTGATAGACATAAACCAACTGACAAAATTGTATTTGATGATTCCAATATTGATATAGAGCCTTATTCCGCATTTTTAGGAGGGGCTAATCTATGGAGTATGGGTTCTTTTTCTTATAGTTGGTCTACCTTACCTATTAATGCAAGAGTTGGGCGTTATTGCTCAATAGCTAGAGGAATGACGGTTTTAGGTGCTAGACATCCTATCGAATGGGTTACAACAAGTAGTTCAACATATGATAATAATTTTGTTATTTTTAAAAAATTTGCAGAGGACTTTAATACTAAGCATATTACTTATCCAAGAAATCCTAGTGTACGGCGTCATGGATTAATTATCGAAAATGATGTATGGATTGGAGCAAATGTCTGTTTTAAAAATGATATTGTTGTAGGCACAGGTGCAGTTATTGCAGCTAACTCAGTTGTTGTTAAGGATGTTCCACCTTATGCAATCGTGGGTGGGAATCCTGCTAAAATCATCAAATATCGTTTTACTGATTATCAGATAGTACGCTTATTATCAACACAGTGGTGGGAGTATGCAATGACAGATGTACAGTCATTAGATTTTAGAAACATAGATAAATTTTGTGATGATTTTTTAAAAAATAAATCACAAATGGAAATGTATACCCCCCCAAAATTATCCTTACTAGACTTAGGACTGAATAGATGA
- a CDS encoding phosphotransferase produces MILINSAAYVNAEFRNEFGAIPPCFLPIGNRKLLTFQVNALRENLGNDQHIVVSLPMNYSLSIDEKELIQNLNIQPVFVPEGISLGMAVLYVLNTVGHNEEVLRLLHGDTLLNNIPLENDCIALVSTQEDYEWEVDSNTNIPLVWCGYFSFTSSQKFIKALATTQGDFVQSVHMYAKEEPNTIHKEVNEWYDLGHINTYFRSRSSITTQRAFNSLKIGNGVVWKSGTPARKIEAEAHWFANLPAQLKRFTPQLINAGVLKGNPFYETEYLPILPLNEIFVHGKNPVAFWEKVLNLITFYMSESRAHLHKENKDLLEKIHVDSLSLYSDKTYERLEKYAEQSGIDLDQSTRYNGIDLPSLREIATECVTRTLKLPEIPAIVHGDLCFSNVMYDSRSNNIKVIDPRGLNIQQELTIYGNQSYDLAKLCHSFIGLYDFIIADSFKLEKSESLGVKLHFNIDSRLEAIQDVFMRKTLLPNISNKDIIAPTILLFLSMIPLHFDKPHRQEAMLANALRLYSEWL; encoded by the coding sequence ATGATTCTAATTAACTCCGCTGCATACGTGAATGCTGAATTTCGTAATGAGTTTGGCGCTATTCCCCCATGTTTTTTACCAATTGGTAATCGTAAACTATTAACCTTTCAAGTTAATGCTTTACGAGAAAACCTAGGTAATGACCAACATATCGTGGTTTCTTTACCTATGAATTATTCACTAAGCATTGATGAGAAAGAATTAATTCAGAATTTAAATATTCAGCCTGTTTTTGTACCTGAAGGAATATCATTAGGTATGGCTGTTCTCTATGTATTGAACACTGTTGGTCATAATGAAGAAGTACTAAGATTACTTCATGGAGATACTCTCCTAAATAATATTCCTCTCGAAAATGACTGCATTGCACTTGTTAGTACACAAGAAGATTACGAATGGGAAGTGGATTCAAATACAAATATTCCACTCGTTTGGTGTGGTTACTTCTCTTTTACATCAAGCCAAAAATTTATTAAGGCTCTTGCTACAACCCAGGGGGATTTTGTCCAATCTGTGCATATGTATGCTAAGGAAGAACCAAATACCATTCATAAAGAGGTTAATGAATGGTATGACTTAGGTCATATTAATACTTATTTTAGATCTCGTTCTTCTATTACGACACAAAGAGCATTCAATTCATTAAAAATTGGAAATGGCGTTGTTTGGAAATCTGGTACACCTGCTAGAAAAATTGAAGCTGAAGCACATTGGTTTGCCAATTTGCCCGCACAACTAAAACGCTTTACTCCTCAATTAATCAATGCTGGTGTACTTAAGGGAAATCCATTTTATGAGACAGAATATCTCCCAATTCTTCCTCTAAATGAGATTTTCGTTCATGGGAAAAACCCTGTTGCTTTTTGGGAAAAGGTACTCAATTTAATTACATTTTATATGAGTGAATCTCGAGCACATTTACATAAAGAAAATAAAGATCTATTGGAGAAAATACACGTAGATTCTTTATCACTCTATTCAGATAAGACTTATGAACGATTAGAAAAATATGCTGAACAAAGCGGTATAGATCTAGATCAATCGACTCGCTATAACGGCATTGATTTACCATCTTTGAGAGAAATCGCAACTGAGTGTGTAACAAGAACATTAAAACTACCTGAAATCCCAGCTATAGTACACGGGGATTTATGCTTCAGTAATGTAATGTATGACTCTCGTAGCAATAATATTAAAGTTATTGATCCGAGAGGGTTAAATATTCAGCAAGAATTAACAATCTATGGAAACCAAAGTTATGATTTAGCAAAACTTTGCCACTCATTTATTGGTTTATATGATTTCATTATTGCGGATTCGTTTAAATTAGAAAAATCAGAATCATTAGGAGTGAAATTACACTTTAATATTGATTCTCGCTTAGAAGCAATTCAAGATGTATTTATGAGAAAAACTTTATTACCAAATATTAGTAATAAAGATATTATTGCTCCAACAATACTTCTTTTCTTATCAATGATCCCATTGCATTTCGATAAACCACATAGGCAAGAAGCAATGTTAGCTAATGCATTACGCTTATATTCTGAGTGGTTATAA
- a CDS encoding TRAP transporter large permease subunit, translated as MTVVIFLAVLLGAIILGVPVAFALLICGVALMLHLDLFDAQILAQQLVSGADSFSLMAIPFFILAGEIMNEGGLSKRIIDLPMKLVGHKRGGLGFVAILAAMIMASLSGSAVADTAAVAAMLLPMMKTTGYPIDRSAGLIGTAGIIAPIIPPSIPFIVFGVASGVSITKLFLAGIFPGIMMGICLAALWWWQAKRLDLMTFSKATKQELCISFKNSIWALMLPVIIIGGFRSGMFTPTEAGAVATFYALIVSLFVYRELKFKDLYKVILAAAKTTAVVMFLVAAANVTGWLITVAELPTMLTELLEPLIESPTTLLLVVMLAVFVIGMVMDLTPTVLILTPVLMPLIEEAGIDPVYFGVLFILNTSIGLITPPVGNVLNVITGVSKLPFDQAAKGIMPYLFMMIGLLLLFVFVPDLILVPLSWMQ; from the coding sequence ATGACAGTCGTAATTTTCCTTGCCGTATTACTTGGCGCAATTATTTTAGGTGTGCCGGTTGCCTTTGCATTATTAATTTGCGGTGTGGCGTTAATGCTTCACTTAGATTTATTTGATGCGCAAATTCTTGCTCAACAACTTGTTAGCGGTGCAGACAGCTTCTCGTTAATGGCGATTCCGTTCTTTATTCTCGCCGGTGAAATTATGAATGAGGGCGGACTTTCCAAACGTATTATCGACTTACCGATGAAATTAGTCGGTCATAAACGCGGCGGCTTAGGCTTTGTGGCAATTCTTGCCGCAATGATTATGGCGAGCCTTTCCGGTTCGGCGGTCGCAGATACTGCAGCGGTAGCAGCGATGTTATTACCGATGATGAAAACCACCGGCTACCCGATTGACCGCTCAGCCGGTTTAATCGGTACCGCAGGTATTATCGCACCGATTATTCCGCCAAGCATTCCGTTTATCGTATTTGGGGTAGCAAGTGGCGTATCTATCACTAAATTATTCTTAGCGGGGATTTTCCCCGGCATTATGATGGGTATCTGTTTAGCCGCACTCTGGTGGTGGCAAGCCAAACGCCTTGATTTAATGACCTTCTCAAAAGCGACCAAACAAGAACTTTGTATTTCGTTTAAAAACAGTATTTGGGCATTAATGTTGCCGGTAATTATTATCGGAGGTTTCCGTTCAGGTATGTTCACCCCAACCGAAGCCGGTGCAGTAGCAACTTTCTATGCATTAATAGTTTCACTGTTCGTTTATCGTGAGTTGAAATTCAAAGACCTCTACAAAGTGATTTTAGCGGCGGCCAAAACCACTGCAGTGGTAATGTTCTTAGTCGCAGCGGCAAACGTAACCGGCTGGTTAATTACCGTGGCGGAATTACCGACTATGTTAACCGAATTGCTTGAGCCGTTAATCGAAAGCCCGACAACGTTATTATTAGTGGTGATGTTAGCGGTATTCGTGATCGGTATGGTGATGGACTTAACCCCAACCGTTTTAATCTTAACCCCGGTGTTAATGCCGTTAATTGAAGAAGCGGGAATCGACCCAGTTTACTTCGGTGTGTTATTTATTCTTAACACCTCAATCGGCTTAATTACTCCACCGGTCGGTAATGTATTAAACGTGATTACCGGCGTGTCAAAACTACCGTTTGACCAAGCGGCAAAAGGCATTATGCCGTACCTATTTATGATGATTGGTTTATTACTGCTCTTCGTATTCGTACCGGATTTAATTTTAGTACCGTTAAGCTGGATGCAGTAA
- a CDS encoding RBBP9/YdeN family alpha/beta hydrolase: MKKVYVTHGYTANPSRNWFPWLKQALEKLGVECECLAMPDANNPNPQAWLEHHKNTLKLNEETVLIGHSLGCIALLNYLAVTQQKVNAAIFVSGFYEKLPTLPELDSFADFYANQTACLPQQSYVISALNDTVVPHSFSDRLAQYLQADYIRLATGGHFIDREGITEMPVLLALIKQIVK, encoded by the coding sequence ATGAAAAAAGTATATGTAACTCATGGTTATACGGCGAATCCGAGCCGAAATTGGTTTCCGTGGTTAAAACAAGCATTGGAAAAATTGGGGGTTGAGTGTGAGTGTTTGGCAATGCCGGATGCCAATAACCCGAATCCGCAAGCGTGGTTGGAGCATCATAAAAATACACTTAAATTAAATGAAGAGACGGTGTTGATCGGGCATAGTTTGGGTTGTATTGCGTTACTGAATTATCTGGCGGTAACGCAACAAAAAGTGAATGCCGCAATTTTTGTTTCCGGCTTTTATGAAAAATTACCAACTTTGCCGGAATTAGATAGCTTTGCAGATTTTTATGCAAATCAGACCGCTTGTTTACCGCAGCAGTCTTACGTCATATCCGCATTAAATGATACGGTTGTACCCCATTCGTTCAGTGATCGGTTAGCACAATACCTACAAGCCGACTATATTCGTTTGGCAACGGGCGGACATTTTATTGATCGAGAAGGCATTACGGAAATGCCGGTATTACTAGCGTTAATCAAGCAAATCGTAAAATAG